In a single window of the Bufo bufo chromosome 5, aBufBuf1.1, whole genome shotgun sequence genome:
- the PEX2 gene encoding peroxisome biogenesis factor 2, whose amino-acid sequence MAVAENNMEDINPVLRISQLDAIELNKALEQLIWTQFNSCFQGFKPGLLSRFEPEIKAFLWLFLWRYTVYSKNATVGQAILNIHYKNDSSQTPKYRPLNKQQKVWFALLSVGGKWLEERSYDLFSNNPFGSSFQRMKHLINVSSGLIKVFGLLNFLIFLQQGKCATLTERLLGIRSVFNRPQNVRQVGFDYMNREILWHGFAEFFIFLLPLINTQKLKMKLFSWFKPVKGLRLTDPSLAIVCKECCLCGEWPTMPHTIGCTHVFCYYCIKSNYMADMYFTCPKCSIQVHSLQPLEFKIEIAEIHTL is encoded by the coding sequence ATGGCCGTGGCTGAAAACAATATGGAAGACATAAATCCTGTACTAAGAATTAGTCAACTGGATGCCATTGAGTTGAACAAGGCACTGGAGCAATTGATCTGGACTCAGTTTAACAGCTGTTTTCAGGGCTTCAAACCAGGACTTTTGAGTCGCTTTGAACCAGAGATTAAAGCTTTTCTGTGGCTGTTTTTGTGGAGATACACCGTCTACTCCAAGAATGCCACCGTTGGCCAGGCGATCCTGAACATTCATTACAAAAATGACTCGTCTCAGACTCCGAAGTACCGGCCACTTAATAAACAGCAGAAAGTATGGTTCGCACTGTTATCTGTGGGAGGCAAATGGTTGGAGGAGAGGTCCTATGACTTATTCAGTAATAACCCCTTTGGGTCTTCGTTTCAAAGGATGAAGCATTTGATAAATGTCTCTTCTGGGCTCATCAAGGTTTTTGGGCTCCTGAATTTCTTAATTTTTCTACAGCAAGGAAAGTGTGCCACGCTGACCGAACGACTGCTAGGAATCCGGTCTGTTTTCAACAGACCCCAAAACGTGCGGCAGGTTGGCTTTGATTACATGAACAGGGAGATTTTGTGGCACGGAtttgcagaattttttatttttctccttccCCTTATCAATACTCAAAAGCTAAAAATGAAGCTGTTCTCTTGGTTCAAGCCGGTCAAAGGGCTGCGCCTTACCGACCCATCACTAGCTATCGTCTGCAAGGAGTGCTGCCTGTGTGGCGAATGGCCCACCATGCCTCATACCATCGGCTGTACTCACGTCTTTTGCTACTACTGCATTAAAAGTAATTACATGGCCGACATGTATTTCACATGCCCTAAGTGTAGTATCCAAGTGCACAGCCTGCAGCCGCTGGAATTCAAGATTGAAATTGCAGAGATTCACACTTTGTAA